The window CTCCGGTTTCCAGAGCGAGCAGCTGGAGATGGACAACCGCTGGACCCAGCGCATCCAGGAAGAGCTCAAGGACATGCCGGTGGAGGTGGTGGTGGAACTGGCCTCCACCACCATGCGGGCTCGGGACATCCTCAATCTGACGGCGGGCGACATTATCGTCTTTGAGAAGAAGATCACGGAGCCGCTGGTGGGCAAGGTGGCGGGCATCCCTAAGTTCACCGGCTTTGCCGGCCAGTTTCAAAAGGCCCGGGCCCTGAAAATTCAGCGACTCCTCTATCCCCATGCCTGAGCGGGAGGACCCCTGCATCATGGCCCATGATCCGAAAACCCAGTCTGCCAGTGATTTTGATTGGGACACCGCCCTGGATGAGCCGATGACCGCAACGGTGCCACAGCCATCGGCGGCAGCCCCGGCAGGAACCGACCCCCAGCGGCCCGAGGACAACCCCGGTGAGTCTCCCAACCTGGCCCTGCTCCTGGATATTCCTTTGGAAATCACCGCCGAGTTGGGCCGCACCCGCATGATCATCAACGACCTCCTGCAACTGGGCCAGGGCTCGGTCATCGAACTCAACAAGCTGGCGGGGGAGCCCCTGGAGATCCTGGTGAACCAAAAACTCATCGCCCGGGGGGAAGTGGTGGTGGTCAATGAAAAATTCGGCATCCGGCTGACGGACATCATCAGTCCGGTGGACCGCATCAAGCAGCTGGGATGAGCATGGGCGAAGGGCTCTGGAATCTGGCGGCCGCGAGGACAGGGCAGATGGCGGGACTGGCGGTCCTGTCGGACGCCTCTAGCTCTCTGGCGGGGGAGCTCCTCCGGGTCCTGGGGGTACTCCTGGGCCTGCTGGGCCTGTTGGTGGCGGGCCTGCACCTGCTGCGCCGCTTCCGTCTCGCTCCCGTCTCCCGGGCGCCGTATATCCAGGTGCTCTCCACCCACTACCTGGCGGCCCGTCAGGCCCTGTGGGTGGTGGCGGTGGGGCGCCAACGGTTTCTCTTGGCCTCCAGCCCCGAACGGGTGGAGCTGCTCACCGCCCTGCCTGACGGGGAGGCGCCGGACCCCGGTGAGCCAGTTCCCCAGGAGGACAGGGCATGAGGTACCTCACGGCAGGCCTGGGGGGGGTGATTCTGGCCTTGTGGCCGGGGAGCGGCGGGGCCGCAGGCTGGGGTCTGGAGCAGGCCTTGGCGCCCCAAGGCCTCAGCCTCTCCCTGAAACTGCTCTTTCTCCTCACCGCCCTCTCCCTGGCCCCGGCCCTCCTCATCATGGTCACCTCCTTCACCCGCCTGGTGGTGGTCTTCGCCTTCCTGCGCCACGCCCTGGGCACCCAGCAGCTGCCGCCCAACCAGATCCTCATCGCCCTGGCCCTCTTCCTCACTCTCTTCATCATGGCGCCGGTGTGGCAGGAGGTGCAGGAGCAGGCCCTGAGCCCGTACATCGAGGGCCGGATCCAGGGGGAGGAGGCGCTGAGTCGGGGTCTGGAGCCCCTGCGTCGCTTCATGTTCAAGCAGACCCGGGAAAAGGACCTGGCATTGTTCGTCAGCCTGATGAACCGGCCCAAACCCCAGAATTTCGCCGAAGTGCCCACCACCGCGGTCATCCCGGCCTTCATGATCAGCGAACTGCGGACGGCCTTTGAGATCGGCTTTCTCTTGTTTTTGCCCTTTCTCGTCATTGACATGGTGGTGGCCTCGGTGCTCCTGTCCATGGGCATGATGATGCTGCCGCCGGTGATGGTCTCCCTGGTCTTCAAGGTGCTGCTCTTTGTCCTGGTGGACGGTTGGAATCTGGTGGTGGGTTCCCTGGTGCGGAGTTTCCACTGACCCTGGGGGAGGAAAAAGGATGAGCCCGGAATTGGTCTTGGAACTGAGCCGTCAGGCGGTCAAGGTGACCCTCCTGGTGAGTCTGCCCATCCTGGGCGTCGGCTTGGTGGTGGGGATTCTGGTGAGCCTCTTCCAGGCGGCCACCCAGATCCAGGAGATGACCCTCACCTTTGTCCCCAAGATCGTCAGCATCTTTGTGGGCCTGCTGCTGTTGCTCCCCTGGATCATGAACCAGCTCATGGGCTTTACCATGGAGCTGGTGGGCAACCTGCCCCGCTATATCCGCTGAGAGGTGGGGGAATGGACGGGCTTCTGGGTCTGTGGCAGCCCTTTCTCTTGGTGACCCTGCGCACCAGCTGCCTGCTCGTCTTTTGGCCGGTCTGGGACCACCGCCTCCTCCCCCTGCCGGTGAAGGCGGCCTCCCTGCTGGCCCTGTCCTTCTGCCTGACGCCGGTGGTGGCTCCGCATGTGCCGGGGTGGCCTAGTTCTCTCGCGGGTCTGCTCTTCCTGGTGGGGCGGGAGGTGTTCCTGGGGTTCTGTCTCGGGCTCACCCTGCGTTTTCTCTTAAGCGGGGTCCAGATGGCGGGCAACCTGGTCTCCCTGCAGATGGGCTTCGGCATGATCACCCTCATCGATCCCCAGAGCCCCGCCCAGAATACCATCGTGGGCGAGCTCCTGGTCAAGATCGCCGTGCTGCTCTTTTTGGTGGGGGATGGGCACCATTTCCTGCTGCGCCTGCTGGTGCGGAGTTTCACCGAGGTCCCCCTGGCTGGTGACCCGGCCCTGCCCGGGGGGCTCCTTCCCTGGCTGGCGGGCCTGGGCCGGTTAATGTGGCAGGTGAGCGTAAAACTGGCGGCGCCCCTCATGGCCCTTTTCTTT of the Desulfobaccales bacterium genome contains:
- the fliQ gene encoding flagellar biosynthesis protein FliQ, with translation MSPELVLELSRQAVKVTLLVSLPILGVGLVVGILVSLFQAATQIQEMTLTFVPKIVSIFVGLLLLLPWIMNQLMGFTMELVGNLPRYIR
- the fliN gene encoding flagellar motor switch protein FliN; the encoded protein is MPEREDPCIMAHDPKTQSASDFDWDTALDEPMTATVPQPSAAAPAGTDPQRPEDNPGESPNLALLLDIPLEITAELGRTRMIINDLLQLGQGSVIELNKLAGEPLEILVNQKLIARGEVVVVNEKFGIRLTDIISPVDRIKQLG
- the fliP gene encoding flagellar type III secretion system pore protein FliP (The bacterial flagellar biogenesis protein FliP forms a type III secretion system (T3SS)-type pore required for flagellar assembly.); the encoded protein is MRYLTAGLGGVILALWPGSGGAAGWGLEQALAPQGLSLSLKLLFLLTALSLAPALLIMVTSFTRLVVVFAFLRHALGTQQLPPNQILIALALFLTLFIMAPVWQEVQEQALSPYIEGRIQGEEALSRGLEPLRRFMFKQTREKDLALFVSLMNRPKPQNFAEVPTTAVIPAFMISELRTAFEIGFLLFLPFLVIDMVVASVLLSMGMMMLPPVMVSLVFKVLLFVLVDGWNLVVGSLVRSFH
- a CDS encoding flagellar biosynthetic protein FliO codes for the protein MAGLAVLSDASSSLAGELLRVLGVLLGLLGLLVAGLHLLRRFRLAPVSRAPYIQVLSTHYLAARQALWVVAVGRQRFLLASSPERVELLTALPDGEAPDPGEPVPQEDRA
- the fliR gene encoding flagellar biosynthetic protein FliR, encoding MDGLLGLWQPFLLVTLRTSCLLVFWPVWDHRLLPLPVKAASLLALSFCLTPVVAPHVPGWPSSLAGLLFLVGREVFLGFCLGLTLRFLLSGVQMAGNLVSLQMGFGMITLIDPQSPAQNTIVGELLVKIAVLLFLVGDGHHFLLRLLVRSFTEVPLAGDPALPGGLLPWLAGLGRLMWQVSVKLAAPLMALFFLVQVALGLVSRAVPQVQVMLLSFPLTIALGLVTLSLLLTLLGPFLTEQFRALELPVAQGLRAFSG